Proteins from a genomic interval of Medicago truncatula cultivar Jemalong A17 chromosome 3, MtrunA17r5.0-ANR, whole genome shotgun sequence:
- the LOC11406993 gene encoding phytolongin Phyl1.1: MDSIQNKVHYCCVSKGSHILYAYSGGDKEVENVTALCLEAVPSFHRWYFETIGKRTYGFLVEDGYVYFTIVDEGLGNLVVLRFLEHVRDEFRKVARKGSRGFLPNANSVYIQEKLVPVIRNLITSLENVSHSGSNWRDETSSTFGIGPSPSPSNLNGQIESVVSTKAPLLGKSSKQEKKKVKDHVIAMRDVELEEHKKSTDRGSRPDSGNLDGISQGGAATSSSLQKDMGSMRTRSGPQNVRKKWWRQVRIVLAIDAAVCIILFVIWLVICRGISCIR; encoded by the coding sequence ATGGATTCAATTCAAAATAAAGTTCATTACTGTTGTGTTTCTAAAGGTAGCCACATCCTGTATGCGTATAGTGGTGGAGATAAAGAAGTTGAGAATGTCACAGCCTTGTGCTTGGAGGCGGTTCCTTCTTTCCACAGGTGGTATTTCGAGACAATAGGCAAAAGGACTTACGGGTTTTTAGTGGAAGATGGATATGTTTACTTCACAATTGTAGATGAAGGTCTTGGTAACTTGGTAGTTCTTCGGTTTCTGGAACATGTCAGAGATGAATTCAGAAAGGTAGCTAGAAAAGGTTCAAGGGGATTTTTGCCAAACGCGAATTCAGTTTACATTCAAGAGAAATTGGTTCCTGTCATTCGTAATCTGATCACTTCATTAGAGAATGTTTCACATAGTGGTAGTAATTGGAGAGACGAAACTTCCTCGACTTTTGGCATTGGTCCGTCTCCATCACCAAGTAATTTGAATGGACAAATTGAAAGTGTTGTTTCAACCAAAGCCCCTTTATTGGGAAAATCTAGCAAGcaagagaagaagaaagtaaaggaTCATGTGATTGCAATGAGAGATGTTGAGTTAGAGGAGCATAAAAAATCTACAGATAGAGGATCAAGGCCTGATTCAGGAAATTTAGACGGTATTAGCCAAGGTGGTGCTGCTACATCTTCTTCTTTGCAAAAGGATATGGGTTCAATGAGGACGAGATCAGGCCCTCAAAACGTTCGTAAGAAATGGTGGCGCCAAGTACGCATTGTTCTAGCTATCGATGCAGCTGTTTGTATAATATTATTTGTCATCTGGTTAGTAATATGCCGTGGTATATCATGCATTCGATAG
- the LOC11406994 gene encoding cell division cycle protein 123 homolog — translation MQNIKEEEVNRCQIQEWYPIFKSVSIKTLIHQLPESFIQYLLDDLGPFLLPVSVLNEDALPNRIHNPIDEEDFQVSEGSEDEAEESSPPPSFPELELQVKESVESLGGAVFPKLNWSSPKDSAWISTSGSLRCTTFSEIALLFRSSDSLVHDLCHAYDSCDDKSSSRPHNFFLALRKWYPSLKPEMEFRCFVRNQKLVGISQREVTTFYPILLEKKNGLLLQIQGFINNHVRNKFESENYVFDVYITNDERVKIVDFNTWGGFTLSLLFTWEELEHIHSEGDDSVEFRIVEDYCGVRPGLKTAVPHDYLDTSQGSGWDQFLRNTADEELRQQSTEAGA, via the coding sequence ATGCAGAATATAAAAGAGGAAGAGGTGAATCGTTGCCAGATTCAGGAATGGTACCCAATTTTCAAATCTGTATCCATCAAGACCTTAATTCATCAACTTCCTGAATCTTTCATTCAGTACCTTCTTGACGACTTGGGACCCTTCCTATTGCCTGTTTCTGTTTTAAACGAAGATGCATTGCCGAATAGAATTCATAATCCTATTGATGAAGAAGACTTTCAGGTGTCAGAGGGATCTGAAGATGAAGCAGAAGAATCTTCTCCACCCCCTTCTTTTCCAGAACTCGAGTTGCAAGTTAAGGAATCCGTTGAGTCACTTGGTGGTGCAGTCTTTCCCAAATTGAATTGGAGCTCCCCAAAAGATTCAGCTTGGATAAGTACTTCTGGCTCTCTTCGCTGCACTACTTTCAGTGAGATTGCACTTCTGTTCCGATCATCCGACTCATTAGTCCACGACTTGTGTCATGCTTATGATTCCTGCGATGATAAATCTTCATCTAGACCTCATAATTTCTTCCTTGCTCTGCGTAAATGGTATCCGTCCCTTAAGCCAGAGATGGAGTTTCGGTGTTTTGTGCGGAATCAGAAATTAGTTGGAATCTCTCAGCGAGAGGTCACTACTTTTTATCCCATTCTTCTTGAAAAGAAGAATGGTCTCCTGTTACAGATACAAGGATTTATCAACAATCATGTGAGAAATAAATTTGAATCAGAAAACTATGTGTTTGATGTTTACATTACAAACGATGAGAGAGTTAAGATTGTGGATTTCAACACCTGGGGTGGCTTTACGTTGTCTTTGTTGTTTACATGGGAAGAATTAGAGCATATTCACAGTGAAGGAGATGATAGTGTGGAGTTTAGAATTGTCGAAGATTATTGTGGCGTTAGGCCGGGCCTTAAAACAGCAGTTCCACATGATTACTTGGATACAAGTCAAGGAAGTGGTTGGGATCAGTTTCTAAGGAATACTGCTGACGAAGAGTTAAGACAACAATCTACTGAAGCTGGTGCATGA
- the LOC11408530 gene encoding zinc finger SWIM domain-containing protein 7 produces MSASNLVADQVWKQIESTQTVNDDQLYILHFLFGKNFEGATRIVDQRGVKKISGDPSGRFIFQVTGESRKKDQYLCFAENFCACYSFFYDVVNRGEQLCCKHQLAARLAASLGSYVEVKVSDEELALLLSKI; encoded by the exons ATGAGTGCAAGTAATTTGGTAGCAGATCAAGTGTGGAAGCAAATTGAATCTACACAAACTG TGAATGATGATCAACTTTATAT atTACATTTCTTATTTGGTAAGAATTTTGAGGGAGCTACTAGAATAGTGGATCAAAGAGGTGTTAAGAAGATTTCTGGTGACCCTAGTGGAAGGTTTATTTTTCAG GTTACAGGGGAATCCAGGAAAAAAGACCAATATCTGTGTTTTGCTGAAAACTTTTGTGCCTGTTATTCTTTCTTCTATGATGTTGTCAACAGAGGGGAGCAACTCTGT TGCAAACATCAATTAGCTGCAAGACTTGCTGCATCATTAGGATCATACGTCGAAGTCAAGGTATCTGATGAAGAATTAGCTTTGTTGCTATCTAAAATATAg
- the LOC11420339 gene encoding endoglucanase 9 produces the protein MRTSLVFLLLLTCLLVVENVQCKPNYREALAKSLLFFQGQRSGRLPPDQQIKWRSNSGMSDGRLANVDLTGGYYDAGDNVKFNFPMAFTTTMLSWSTIEYGKRMGPQMKEARAAIRHATDYLLKCATSTPGRLYVGVGDPNVDHKCWERPEDMDTVRTVYFVSSKNPGSDVAAETAAALAAASIVFRKVDPTYSKLLLRTAQKVYQFALQYQGSYSDSLGSAVCPFYCSYSGFKDELLWGAAWLFRATNAVKYYNLVKSLGADDQPDIFSWDNKYAGAHVLLSRRALLNGDKNFDQYRQEADNFMCKILPNSPSSTTQYTQGGLMFKLPASNLQYVTSITFLLTTYSKYMAATKHTFNCGGVFVTPNTLRTVAKRQVDYILGENPLRMSYMVGYGPYFPKRIHHRGSSLPSLSVHPQTIGCDGGFNPFFHSMNQNPNILVGAIVGGPNQNDGFPDDRGDYSHSEPATYINGGIVGPLAYFAGNN, from the exons ATGAGAACTTCCTTGGTTTTCTTGTTACTTCTTACATGCTTGCTGGTTGTTGAAAATGTCCAATGCAAACCAAACTATAGAGAAGCTTTGGCTAAATCCTTATTGTTTTTTCAAGGCCAGAGGTCAGGAAGGCTCCCTCCTGACCAACAAATCAAATGGAGATCCAATTCTGGCATGTCCGATGGTCGCCTTGCCAAT GTGGATTTAACAGGAGGCTATTATGATGCAGGAGACaatgttaaattcaattttccaATGGCATTCACAACAACAATGCTATCATGGAGCACAATTGAATATGGAAAGAGAATGGGACCACAAATGAAAGAAGCAAGAGCTGCAATTCGCCACGCGACAGATTATCTCCTCAAATGTGCAACATCAACACCTGGAAGACTCTATGTTGGTGTTGGAGATCCAAATGTTGATCACAAATGTTGGGAAAGACCAGAAGATATGGACACTGTTAGAACTGTTTATTTCGTATCTTCAAAGAATCCCGGTTCTGATGTTGCCGCTGAAACCGCTGCTGCACTTGCTGCGGCGTCTATTGTTTTTAGAAAAGTTGATCCAACTTATTCTAAGCTTTTGTTGAGGACTGCACAAAAGGTTTATCAGTTTGCTTTGCAGTATCAAGGTTCATACAGTGATTCACTTGGTTCAGCTGTTTGTCCATTTTATTGCTCATATTCTGGATTCaag GATGAACTATTGTGGGGAGCTGCATGGCTTTTTAGAGCAACAAATGCTGTTAAATACTACAATTTGGTTAAGTCTTTGGGAGCTGATGATCAACCTGATATCTTCAGCTGGGATAACAAATATGCTGGTGCACATGTCCTTCTCTCAAGG AGAGCATTGTTGAATGGTGATAAGAACTTTGATCAATATAGGCAAGAAGCTGATAATTTCATGTGCAAGATCTTGCCCAATTCACCCTCTTCAACTACACAGTATACACAAG GGGGACTCATGTTCAAGTTACCTGCAAGCAATCTTCAGTATGTGACATCTATAACATTCTTACTTACAACCTACTCCAAGTATATGGCAGCTACAAAGCATACATTTAACTGTGGTGGCGTCTTTGTCACTCCAAATACCTTAAGAACTGTTGCGAAAAGACAG GTAGACTATATATTAGGTGAAAATCCACTTAGAATGTCCTATATGGTAGGTTATGGTCCATATTTTCCCAAGAGAATTCACCACAGAGGATCTTCATTGCCTTCACTATCAGTTCATCCACAGACAATAGGATGTGATGGAGGTTTCAATCCGTTTTTCCATTCAATGAATCAGAACCCTAATATATTGGTTGGAGCCATAGTTGGAGGTCCAAACCAAAACGATGGATTTCCGGATGACCGTGGTGATTATAGTCATTCAGAACCAGCAACTTACATCAATGGTGGGATTGTTGGACCTTTAGCGTACTTTGCTGGTAACAATTAA
- the LOC11405410 gene encoding uncharacterized protein, with protein sequence MSRKLDNILFVEEWLKRSCGNKFTSETSRQPTTTSAKSIIQAWSHLRNTLQSTSSSFNQHHLHQHLNTLLNSQTSLHVADPQAKLLLSILTSSNFSLSHQSFPLCFRLLYIWIRKSTKPTKQTFDIVDSVVEFLSNLFLSSTSQFHFGNNHVLLFSEAILLLGAFSFVHSLSQNTKNLCLDILSRLLVDKCRIVCLFDELVPNVLAGIGYALSSSVNVHFVRIFDCLFKIWGKDDDGPRGSAVHGLMVLYLFDWIASNLINFGFLDKVSVLVRETFESFKENYASFAVFMSGIGVLRATDRYASSTGMKVDVLTRMRTSAIIRVEALVSDLVSRTLRFRNSGNDLQDRLLLQCVTLGMTRTISFSNHSSLFVCLGLSLLTEMLPLPRLYESVFELSPSSGGLKVNEIKEHLDNILFKEAGAVTGVFCNQYVLADEENKNIVENLIWEYCRDIYFGHRKVATHLKGKEDVLLTDFEKIAESAFLMVVVFALAVTKHKLSSKFAQEIQTEVSLKILVSLSCVEYFRHVRLPEYMETIRKVIASVNKNENACTFFVNSIPSYGDLTNGPDQKTKYFWSKDEVQTARVLFYLRVIPTLIECLPGPVFGDMVAPTMFLYMEHPNGKVARASHSVFTAFISMGKESEKIDGVSLKEKLVFHYIQVSLSGYPDITPFEGMASGVVGMVQHLPAGSPATFYCIHSLVEKANQLCSEVFTHEADAWKQWQGEPEPSKKLMDLLLRLVFLVDIQVLPNLMQLLAQLITKLPQDAQNIVLNELYSQVADSDDVVRKPMLVSWLQSLSYLCTMASNQSTASKKNNSEDPISAGRITAHL encoded by the exons ATGTCAAGAAAATTAGACAACATTTTGTTTGTGGAGGAATGGTTAAAGAGAAGTTGTGGTAACAAATTCACCTCAGAAACCTCTCGTCAACCCACTACAACCTCTGCGAAATCCATCATTCAAGCATGGTCCCATCTCCGAAACACCCTTCAATCAACCTCTTCTTCATTCAATCAACACCATCTTCACCAACATCTCAATACCTTACTCAATTCTCAAACCTCTCTCCATGTCGCTGACCCACAAGCTAAACTTCTCCTTTCCATTCTCACATCTTCAAATTTCTCTCTTTCCCATCAATCTTTTCCCCTTTGTTTTAGACTTCTTTACATATGGATAAGAAAATCCACAAAACCCACCAAACAAACTTTTGATATTGTTGATTCAGTAGTTGAGTTTCTTTCTAACTTATTTTTATCATCTACTTCTCAATTTCATTTTGGAAATAATCATGTTTTATTATTCTCTGAAGCTATTCTACTTTTGGGTGCTTTTTCTTTTGTCCATTCTTTATCTCAAAATACTAAAAATTTGTGCTTGGATATTCTGTCTAGATTGCTGGTAGATAAGTGTagaattgtttgtttgtttgatgaacTTGTGCCTAACGTTCTTGCTGGAATTGGGTATGCTTTGTCATCTTCTGTGAATGTTCATTTTGTTAGAATCTTCGattgtttgtttaaaatttgGGGAAAAGATGATGATGGGCCTCGAGGTAGTGCTGTTCATGGACTCATGGTTCTTTATTTGTTCGATTGGATTGCGTCTAATTTGATCAATTTCGGGTTTTTGGATAAAGTGAGTGTTTTGGTGAGAGAAACTTTTGAGAGTTTTAAGGAAAACTATGCTTCATTTGCTGTTTTTATGTCTGGAATTGGAGTTTTAAGAGCTACAGATAGATATGCTTCTTCTACTGGTATGAAAGTAGATGTTCTCACTAGGATGAGGACTTCTGCGATTATTCGGGTGGAAGCTTTAGTCAGTGATTTGGTTTCTAGGACATTAAGATTTAGAAACTCAGGCAATGATCTTCAAGATAGACTTTTGCTTCAGTGTGTTACGTTAGGAATGACTCGAACCATTTCGTTTTCAAACCATTCCTCTTTGTTTGTTTGCCTTGGTTTGTCATTGTTAACCGAGATGCTTCCGTTGCCTCGCCTTTATGAGTCCGTGTTTGAATTGTCACCCAGTTCTGGTGGACTGAAGGTGAATGAGATAAAAGAACATCTAGATAATATCCTCTTCAAGGAAGCAGGAGCTGTAACAGGTGTTTTCTGCAATCAATATGTTTTAGCTGACgaagaaaataagaatatagTGGAGAATCTTATATGGGAATACTGTCGCGATATTTACTTTGGACACAGGAAAGTGGCTACGCATCTTAAAGGAAAAGAAGATGTGTTGCTTACGGATTTCGAAAAAATCGCGGAATCTGCTTTTCTCATGGTTGTAGTATTTGCACTAGCTGTAACAAAGCACAAATTGAGTTCCAAATTTGCTCAAGAAATACAAACCGAAGTCTCATTGAAGATACTAGTATCATTATCTTGTGTGGAATATTTTCGCCATGTTCGCTTGCCAGAGTATATGGAAACCATTCGCAAGGTAATTGCAAGTGTTAACAAGAATGAGAATGCTTGTACCTTTTTTGTGAACTCCATACCGTCTTATGGCGACTTGACAAATGGGCCAG ACCAGAAAACCAAATACTTTTGGTCCAAGGATGAAGTGCAAACAGCCCGTGTTTTGTTTTACCTACGAGTCATTCCAACTTTGATTGAGTGTTTGCCCGGCCCTGTATTTGGAGACATGGTAGCTCCAACTATGTTCTT ATATATGGAACATCCAAATGGAAAAGTAGCTCGAGCCTCTCATTCTGTGTTCACTGCATTTATTTCTATGGGGAAGGAATCTGAAAAAATTGATGGAGTCTCATTGAAGGAGAAGCTCGTTTTCCATTACATACAAGTATCCTTATCG GGATATCCTGACATCACTCCTTTCGAGGGAATGGCTTCTGGAGTTGTAGGAATGGTCCAACATCTTCCTGCTGGAAGCCCTGCCACTTTTTACTGCATTCACAGTCTTGTTGAAAAAGCAAATCAGCTCTGTTCTGAAGTCTTCACGCATGAGGCTGATGCATGGAAGCAGTGGCAAGGAGAGCCAGAACCAAGCAAGAAATTAATGGACTTGCTCctacgcctagttttccttgtTGATATACAA GTCTTGCCCAACTTGATGCAACTATTGGCACAGTTGATTACGAAGTTACCACAAGATGCACAAAACATAGTTTTGAATGAGTTGTATTCACAAGTGGCTGATTCTGATGATGTTGTCCGCAAGCCCATGTTGGTTTCATGGCTGCAGTCATTATCTTACCTTTGCACAATGGCTTCAAATCAAAGTACAgcctccaaaaaaaataatagtgaaGACCCAATAAGCGCTGGAAGAATTACTGCACATCTCTAA
- the LOC112419804 gene encoding uncharacterized protein produces MFSLGWEEGGAAWGCRRRLWDWEEEMIGEFRRLLDNFVVQTDVSDRWQWRPDTVSGYIVRGAYHILAEQVQHIGDGIGELVWHKHVPLKVSILAWQLLRDRLPTKNNLLRRGIIHPTTKYCVTGCGNDETTPHLFFHCNTLGALWQHIRHWLGVYGADPYSVNDHFLQFTYALGSSRTRRSFLQLLWLVGVWILWTERNNRLFNNVQNSAVQLLEKVKFNSLWWLKANNITFALGTQRWWSDPLLCLGID; encoded by the coding sequence ATGTTCTCTCTTGGTTGGGAGGAAGGGGGTGCTGCGTGGGGTTGTCGGAGACGTTTGTGGGATTGGGAGGAGGAGATGATAGGCGAATTTCGCCGTTTACTTGATAATTTTGTTGTACAGACTGATGTTTCTGACAGGTGGCAGTGGCGTCCTGACACTGTGAGCGGGTATATTGTGCGCGGAGCTTATCATATTTTAGCAGAACAGGTGCAACATATAGGTGATGGTATTGGAGAGCTTGTCTGGCATAAACATGTACCTTTGAAGGTCTCTATCCTAGCGTGGCAACTACTGCGGGACAGGCTACCAACAAAAAACAATCTTCTAAGGCGTGGCATTATTCATCCTACGACCAAGTACTGTGTTACGGGGTGTGGAAACGACGAAACGACTCCTCATTTGTTCTTTCATTGCAATACTCTTGGAGCTTTGTGGCAGCACATTCGGCATTGGCTAGGAGTTTATGGAGCTGATCCGTATTCTGTTAATGATCATTTTTTGCAGTTTACTTATGCTCTAGGATCTTCGAGGACACGAAGATCTTTTCTGCAGCTTCTTTGGTTAGTGGGAGTGTGGATTTTATGGACGGAACGTAATAACAGACTTTTCAATAATGTTCAAAATTCCGCGGTACAGCTGTTGGAAAAGGTTAAGTTTAATTCATTGTGGTGGCTTAAAGCCAATAACATTACTTTTGCTTTAGGTACTCAAAGGTGGTGGTCAGACCCGTTACTTTGTTTGGGTATTGACTGA
- the LOC112419810 gene encoding uncharacterized mitochondrial protein AtMg00310-like produces MKQILNQYEEASGQAVSLPKSEIFYSRNVEDPLQQAITNILGVRAVLGTGKYLGLPSMVGRSKKATFSFIKDRVWQRISSWSSKCLSKAGREVMIKSVLQAIPSYVMSIFRLPDTLLDEIEKMMNTFWWGHGGSNNKGLNWLSWEKLSVHKNDGGMGFKDLVAFNVAMLGKQGWQLQTNTDSLVSRMFKARYYPHSSYLEAKLGHNPSFVWRSILSAKVVVRQGARWKVGTGFNIPIISEPWIGSGSSIPPIGYSKYAATPSGSIGQNDMEGGEKWVLLS; encoded by the coding sequence ATGAAACAGATCTTGAACCAATATGAGGAAGCTTCAGGACAAGCTGTCAGTCTACCTAAgtctgaaattttttatagcaGAAATGTTGAGGACCCGTTGCAACAAGCTATCACCAACATTTTGGGTGTTAGAGCAGTCTTAGGAACTGGTAAGTACCTTGGTTTACCTTCAATGGTAGGGCGAAGCAAAAAAGCAACCTTCAGTTTCATTAAGGACAGAGTGTGGCAAAGAATCAGTAGTTGGAGCAGTAAATGCTTGTCTAAAGCTGGTAGGGAGGTCATGATCAAATCGGTCCTTCAAGCTATTCCATCTTATGTCATGAGCATATTTAGATTACCAGACACTCTACTagatgaaatagaaaaaatgatgAACACTTTCTGGTGGGGTCATGGAGGCTCAAACAACAAAGGGTTAAACTGGCTATCCTGGGAAAAACTCTCTGTTCACAAGAATGACGGTGGGATGGGTTTCAAAGACTTGGTAGCCTTCAACGTGGCTATGCTCGGTAAACAGGGTTGGCAGCTGCAAACAAATACAGATAGTCTTGTCTCAAGAATGTTCAAAGCTAGATATTATCCGCATAGTTCTTATCTAGAGGCAAAACTAGGACATAATCCTAGCTTCGTGTGGCGGAGTATTCTAAGTGCCAAGGTGGTGGTCCGACAAGGTGCCAGATGGAAGGTAGGTACAGGCTTTAATATTCCTATCATTAGTGAACCATGGATTGGTTCGGGTTCCAGCATTCCTCCTATAGGATATTCTAAATACGCCGCTACACCATCAGGTTCAATTGGACAAAATGATATGGAAGGCGGAGAAAAATGGGTGCTACTCAGTTAA
- the LOC112419811 gene encoding uncharacterized protein: MWDLISPLLNQFDNAPDIIFNLLQKLSAAQIEIIVTIIRSIWKARNLKLCQQVTDSNITILERARHLLEGWRTANRKQGHLNPTASDSSPSSSNVIINANPRWKKPLRGRYKCNIDASFPTTTNKVGFGMCIRDSDGNHVRSKIMCYTPSCSVDVGEALALNHAIRWIHELQLSNVDFEVDSKRVADYFNKGRGDVTEFGSIMDSSSSFCNGYLTNSHVEFIRRQANEA, encoded by the exons ATGTGGGATCTTATCTCTCCTCTACTTAACCAATTTGACAATGCCCcggatattatttttaatttattgcaAAAGCTGTCAGCAGCCCAAATTGAGATCATTGTCACAATAATACGGAGCATCTGGAAAGCTAGAAATCTCAAGTTATGCCAGCAAGTGACTGATTCGAACATTACCATTCTGGAAAGAGCAAGGCATCTGCTTGAAGGGTGGAGGACTGCAAATCGTAAGCAAGGTCATCTTAACCCAACAGCCTCAGACTCCAGTCCGAGTTCTTCAAATGTTATTATCAATGCCAATCCTAGATGGAAGAAACCTTTAAGAGGTAGATACAAGTGTAACATTGATGCTTCCTTTCCCACCACAACAAACAAGGTAGGATTCGGTATGTGCATTCGAGACTCGGATGGGAACCATGTCCGCTCTAAAATCATGTGTTACACTCCTTCCTGCTCTGTCGATGTAGGAGAGGCCCTGGCTTTAAATCATGCGATTCGGTGGATACATGAACTTCAACTCTCAAATGTTGATTTCGAGGTTGACTCAAAAAGAGTAGCTGATTATTTCAACAAAGGTCGTGGAGATGTCACCGAGTTTGGCTCCATTATGGATAGTAGTTCAAGCTTCTGTAATGGTTATTTAAcaaactctcatgtcgagtttattaggaggcaagcaaatgag gcttaa
- the LOC11414181 gene encoding F-box/kelch-repeat protein At3g23880: MVELTAINKQFLCVLPTLSSSGHSLYDPPLPTLPFDLVAEILCRLPVKLLLQLRCFCKSWNSLITDHKFAKKHLSLSTTRCLHCVSYTGFPYLYVLKSYPLGPVLNNLTTNITEYEYSPYNIHGDHPRLCVDCFVGSCNGILCFTAGIYKISVILWNPSIRKIKEFPLFQKPNWSFTHMAFGFGYDSFNDNYKVVVVLQGLIQDSSGNIACKTEVKVHTSITNCWKNIQEFTFGSILPEQSGKFVSDTINWLAVIDFDGRSPRFIISFDLEKESYQKVLLPDSGGVNVCNFLALFVLRDCLCVTYGDSDFDSVLKDVWIMKEYGNKDSWTKLFTLSCRVDRGVSHISAKPVYLFEDDQVLLKLTGAFNSFVYDSRSGTLKSSDFQNILGVSVESLISPCS, translated from the coding sequence ATGGTGGAATTGACTGCCATTAACAAGCAGTTCTTGTGTGTCCTCCCTACCTTAAGCTCTTCTGGCCATTCACTTTATGACCCGCCACTTCCTACGCTTCCGTTTGATTTGGTGGCAGAGATCCTGTGTAGGCTACCTGTGAAGCTCCTCCTTCAGCTCCGATGCTTCTGCAAGTCATGGAATTCTTTAATCACCGATCACAAATTCGCCAAGAAGCACCTCAGCTTGTCAACCACACGCTGCCTTCACTGCGTAAGCTACACTGGGTTCCCCTATCTGTACGTTCTCAAGTCTTACCCACTCGGGCCCGTTCTCAACAACTTAACCACCAACATCACAGAGTATGAGTATTCTCCGTATAATATTCATGGAGATCATCCTAGGTTATGTGTAGATTGCTTCGTTGGCTCCTGCAATGGCATACTTTGTTTTACTGCTGGTATTTATAAAATCTCTGTCATATTATGGAACCCTTCCATTAGAAAAATTAAGGAGTTTCCCCTATTTCAAAAGCCAAATTGGAGTTTCACTCACATGGCGTTTGGCTTTGGCTATGATTCTTTTAATGATAATTACAAAGTGGTTGTTGTTTTGCAAGGTCTTATACAAGATAGTAGTGGTAATATTGCATGCAAGACAGAAGTGAAGGTTCATACATCTATTACCAATTGTTGGAAAAACATTCAGGAGTTTACTTTTGGTAGTATCCTTCCTGAGCAATCAGGTAAATTTGTGAGTGACACAATTAATTGGTTGGCCGTTATTGATTTTGATGGGAGAAGTCCACgctttattatttcttttgatttggAGAAAGAGTCTTATCAAAAGGTATTGCTTCCTGATTCTGGGGGGGTAAATGTGTGTAACTTCTTGGCCTTGTTTGTGTTGAGGGATTGTTTGTGCGTGACTTATGGTGATAGTGATTTTGATTCGGTTCTGAAGGATGTTTGGATTATGAAGGAGTATGGAAATAAAGATTCTTGGACTAAATTGTTCACTCTTTCTTGCAGGGTAGATCGAGGTGTATCTCATATTTCTGCCAAGCCGGTATATTTATTTGAGGATGATcaagtgttgttgaagttgacaGGGGCGTTTAATTCGTTTGTTTACGATTCCAGGAGTGGTACTTTAAAGTCTAGTGATTTTCAAAACATCTTAGGAGTCTCTGTTGAGAGTTTAATATCACCTTGTTCTTAA